A genome region from Chlorogloeopsis sp. ULAP01 includes the following:
- the nifJ gene encoding pyruvate:ferredoxin (flavodoxin) oxidoreductase: MKTKTFATIDGNEAAAQVVYKLNEVIAIYPITPSSPMAEWADAWACEGKANIWGNVPTVVQMQSEGGVAGAVHGALQTGSLTTTFTASQGLLLMIPNMYKIAGELTPTVFHVAARSLAAQALSIFGDHSDVMATRATGFAMLCAASPQEAHDFALISTRATLESRVPFVHFFDGFRTSHEINKLELLTEEDLRSFIPDQLVLAHRQRALTPDKPVLRGTAQNPDVYFQARETVNPYYLACPDITQKVMDEFAAMTGRQYKLFEYYGDAAAERVIVLMGSGCEAVHETVDYLNAQGEKVGVVKVLLYRPFDSKRFVAALPETTKAIAVLDRTKEPGAAGEPLYLDVVTALTENPMPNVQCPIPKIVGGRYGLSSKEFTPAMIKGIFNNLAASEPKNHFTIGINDDVTHTSLDYDPNFNIESDSVVRAIFYGLGSDGTVGANKNSIKIIGEETNNYAQGYFVYDSKKSGSITVSHLRFGPQPIRSAYLVNQANFVACHQWGFLEQLDILAHIVPGGTFLLNSPYQPEEVWSRLPRLVQEQITQKQLKFYVINAYKVAREAGMGGRINTVMQVCFFAVSGVLPREEAIAQIKKSICKTYGKKGNEIVQMNLNAVDRTLDNLYEVKGERRVNSNIEQRPAVPNTTPAFVRDVLGKMIAKCGDELPVSSLPVDGSYPTGTAKWEKRNIAQEIPVWEPDVCVQCGKCVMVCPHSVIRSKVYEASMLENAPSTFKSSDAKDHDWKDWKFTIQVTAEDCTGCGICVDVCPVKNKVEPRRKAINMEPQLPLRAKERENWDFFLNIPNPDRRQLKLNHINQQQMQEPLFEFSGACAGCGETPYIKLATQLFGDRMIVANATGCSSIYGGNLPTTPWTQNAEGKGPAWANSLFEDNAEFGLGFRISIDKQAEIAAQLLQQLASEVGEELANSILNAQQKDEADIWEQREKVELLKRRIDELLDIKIGIGLKTQKSKLQNLKSLADYLVKKSVWIIGGDGWAYDIGFGGLDHVLASGRNVNILVLDTEVYSNTGGQMSKATPKAAVAKFAVGGKPAAKKDLGLMAMTYGNVYVASVAMGARDEHTLKAFLEAEAYDGPSLIIAYSHCIAHGINMSTAMQNQKAAVDSGRWLLYRFNPDRIKLGENPLQLDSRTPKIPVEQSMYLENRFKMLTKSNPEEAKRLLEEAQHDVNVRFSMYQYLAARHMEKLNNHSDDINSTGNLKQLVSG, translated from the coding sequence ATTTGGGGAAATGTTCCGACAGTGGTGCAGATGCAAAGCGAAGGTGGTGTCGCAGGTGCAGTACATGGAGCTTTGCAAACTGGCTCGCTGACAACTACATTTACAGCATCACAGGGATTGTTGCTGATGATCCCAAATATGTACAAAATTGCCGGGGAATTAACGCCTACGGTTTTTCACGTAGCCGCGCGATCGCTTGCCGCCCAAGCCCTCTCCATTTTTGGCGATCATAGCGATGTGATGGCAACCCGTGCCACTGGCTTTGCCATGCTGTGTGCCGCCTCACCACAAGAAGCCCATGATTTTGCTTTAATCTCCACACGAGCAACTTTAGAATCAAGAGTGCCTTTTGTACACTTTTTTGATGGCTTCCGCACCTCCCACGAAATTAACAAACTCGAACTGTTAACTGAAGAAGATTTACGCAGCTTTATTCCAGATCAATTAGTACTGGCTCATCGGCAGCGCGCCCTCACTCCTGACAAACCCGTCTTACGCGGCACGGCACAAAACCCCGATGTTTACTTCCAAGCCAGGGAAACTGTTAATCCTTACTATTTAGCTTGCCCAGACATTACTCAAAAAGTCATGGACGAATTTGCCGCTATGACTGGGCGGCAGTACAAACTTTTTGAATACTATGGTGATGCCGCCGCCGAACGAGTAATTGTCCTTATGGGTTCTGGTTGCGAGGCAGTGCATGAAACAGTAGATTATCTTAATGCCCAAGGTGAGAAAGTCGGTGTAGTGAAAGTACTGTTGTATCGTCCGTTCGATAGCAAGCGCTTTGTCGCCGCCCTACCAGAAACAACAAAAGCGATCGCTGTTCTTGATCGCACTAAAGAACCAGGTGCAGCAGGTGAACCACTGTATTTGGATGTTGTCACTGCCCTCACAGAAAACCCGATGCCCAATGTCCAATGCCCGATACCCAAAATCGTTGGTGGCCGTTACGGTTTATCATCTAAAGAATTCACACCAGCGATGATTAAAGGTATTTTCAACAATCTTGCTGCTAGTGAACCTAAAAATCATTTCACCATCGGCATCAATGATGATGTCACCCACACCAGCTTAGATTACGATCCCAACTTCAACATTGAATCAGACAGTGTAGTTCGAGCTATTTTTTACGGCTTGGGTTCTGATGGTACTGTGGGAGCTAACAAAAACTCAATTAAGATTATTGGGGAAGAAACAAACAATTACGCCCAAGGCTACTTTGTCTACGACTCGAAAAAATCAGGTTCTATTACAGTTTCTCACCTCCGCTTTGGCCCTCAACCGATTCGTTCTGCTTACTTGGTGAATCAAGCTAACTTTGTTGCCTGTCACCAGTGGGGATTTTTGGAACAGTTGGATATACTCGCCCACATTGTTCCTGGTGGTACTTTCTTGCTCAATAGCCCCTACCAACCAGAGGAAGTGTGGAGCCGCTTGCCGCGATTAGTACAGGAGCAAATTACCCAGAAACAGCTGAAGTTCTACGTAATTAATGCCTATAAAGTCGCCCGCGAAGCAGGTATGGGTGGACGAATTAACACAGTCATGCAAGTTTGTTTCTTTGCCGTATCTGGAGTATTGCCACGAGAAGAAGCGATCGCCCAAATTAAGAAATCCATCTGCAAAACCTACGGTAAAAAAGGCAACGAAATTGTGCAAATGAACCTGAATGCTGTAGATCGGACGCTAGACAATCTCTATGAAGTCAAAGGAGAGCGTCGCGTTAATAGTAATATCGAACAGCGTCCAGCTGTACCCAACACCACACCCGCGTTTGTACGAGATGTCTTGGGTAAAATGATTGCTAAGTGTGGTGATGAATTACCAGTCAGTAGTTTGCCTGTGGATGGTAGTTATCCCACTGGCACGGCGAAATGGGAAAAACGCAACATTGCCCAAGAAATACCCGTTTGGGAACCAGATGTCTGCGTTCAGTGCGGCAAGTGTGTGATGGTATGTCCCCATAGTGTGATCCGCAGCAAGGTTTACGAAGCCTCAATGTTAGAAAATGCACCATCCACCTTCAAGAGTAGTGATGCCAAAGACCACGATTGGAAAGATTGGAAATTCACAATTCAAGTCACAGCAGAAGATTGTACAGGCTGTGGAATTTGCGTAGATGTTTGCCCAGTAAAGAATAAAGTAGAACCTCGCCGCAAGGCAATTAATATGGAACCGCAACTGCCATTACGGGCAAAAGAGCGAGAAAATTGGGATTTCTTCTTAAATATTCCCAATCCCGATCGCCGCCAGCTGAAGCTAAACCATATTAACCAGCAGCAGATGCAAGAACCACTATTTGAATTTTCTGGAGCTTGCGCTGGTTGTGGCGAGACACCGTACATTAAATTAGCTACACAGTTATTTGGCGATCGCATGATTGTTGCCAACGCCACTGGCTGTTCTTCCATTTACGGTGGCAACTTGCCGACTACTCCTTGGACGCAAAATGCTGAAGGAAAAGGCCCGGCGTGGGCGAATTCCCTATTTGAAGATAACGCCGAATTTGGCTTAGGATTCCGGATTTCGATTGACAAACAAGCAGAAATCGCCGCCCAATTACTCCAACAATTAGCAAGCGAAGTCGGCGAAGAACTAGCAAATAGTATTCTTAATGCCCAGCAAAAAGACGAAGCAGATATTTGGGAACAACGCGAAAAAGTAGAATTACTGAAGCGGCGGATAGATGAACTGCTGGATATAAAGATAGGTATTGGACTCAAAACTCAAAAATCCAAACTCCAAAATCTCAAATCCCTGGCTGATTACCTAGTTAAAAAGAGTGTTTGGATAATTGGCGGAGACGGCTGGGCATATGATATCGGCTTCGGCGGGTTGGATCACGTCTTAGCCTCAGGACGCAATGTGAATATTCTCGTTCTTGACACAGAGGTATATTCTAACACTGGCGGACAAATGTCTAAAGCTACACCTAAAGCAGCTGTGGCAAAATTTGCTGTTGGCGGTAAACCTGCTGCTAAAAAAGACTTAGGCTTAATGGCAATGACTTACGGCAACGTCTATGTTGCTAGCGTCGCAATGGGCGCACGGGATGAACACACACTCAAGGCATTTCTAGAAGCAGAAGCTTATGACGGCCCATCACTGATTATCGCTTACAGCCATTGTATAGCACATGGTATCAACATGAGTACAGCAATGCAAAATCAAAAAGCTGCTGTAGACTCAGGTCGCTGGTTGCTGTATCGGTTCAATCCCGATCGCATTAAGCTAGGCGAAAACCCACTGCAACTTGACTCGCGAACACCAAAAATACCAGTCGAACAATCGATGTATCTGGAAAACCGCTTTAAGATGCTTACCAAGAGTAACCCAGAAGAGGCGAAGCGGCTACTGGAGGAAGCACAACATGACGTGAATGTTCGCTTTTCAATGTACCAATATTTGGCAGCGCGGCACATGGAAAAACTCAACAATCATAGCGATGACATCAACAGTACAGGCAATCTCAAACAGTTGGTATCTGGATGA
- a CDS encoding tetratricopeptide repeat protein, with protein MQKSTTSRKKYHKLADLFYKIGVAYLENQKYDKTEKAFLASIEVAPQSESYYSHTGLGNVYYAQKKFDDAINQYERTNRLNEDFPYAINGIGNIYFQKGEYQKAHKYYEDACTQDDKYWHSHFWKPYHNLGLIYLYDDEEKLTHEEKLINYKKAEKSLIKLYKFTNI; from the coding sequence TTGCAAAAAAGCACGACAAGTAGAAAAAAATATCATAAGCTTGCGGATTTATTCTATAAGATTGGCGTTGCCTATCTTGAAAATCAAAAATATGATAAGACAGAAAAAGCTTTTCTAGCATCCATAGAAGTTGCTCCTCAAAGCGAGTCTTACTATTCTCACACTGGATTAGGTAATGTCTATTACGCGCAGAAAAAATTCGATGATGCTATCAATCAATATGAGCGTACTAATAGATTAAATGAAGATTTTCCCTACGCTATAAATGGTATTGGTAATATATATTTTCAGAAAGGAGAGTATCAAAAAGCGCATAAATACTATGAAGATGCTTGTACCCAAGATGATAAATACTGGCATTCTCATTTCTGGAAGCCTTACCATAATCTTGGACTAATATACTTATACGATGATGAAGAGAAGTTAACACATGAAGAGAAATTAATAAACTATAAAAAGGCTGAAAAAAGTTTAATAAAGCTATATAAATTTACAAATATTTAA
- a CDS encoding dihydroorotate dehydrogenase-like protein, translating into MDLTTTYMGMKLRSPLVPSASPLSKDTDNIKRMEDVGAAAVVMHSLFEEQITLERYELHHHLTYGTESFPEALTYFPEPTSFHIGPEEYLNHIRKATELVKIPVIASLNGSSVGGWIDYARLIQQAGASALELNIYYVPTDMELTSEQIEQNYIHILQAVKAEITIPVAVKLSPYFTNMANMAKRLDNAGADALVLFNRFYQPDINLETLDVEPNVLLSTAQAMRLPLRWIAILYGRINASLAATSGIHNARDVLKLLMAGASITMLCSVLLREGIAHIRCIEKEISEWMEKHEYESIHLLQGSMSQKNCPDPSAFERAQYMRALQTYNPEWGRVYEPSYYLG; encoded by the coding sequence ATGGATTTAACTACTACTTATATGGGGATGAAATTGCGATCGCCACTTGTGCCTTCGGCATCTCCCTTATCAAAAGACACTGACAACATCAAACGTATGGAGGATGTAGGTGCGGCGGCAGTAGTAATGCATTCGCTGTTTGAAGAACAGATTACCTTGGAACGCTACGAATTGCACCATCACCTCACCTATGGTACCGAAAGCTTCCCAGAAGCCCTGACATATTTTCCTGAACCAACTAGCTTTCACATTGGTCCAGAAGAATATCTTAACCATATTCGTAAAGCAACCGAACTAGTCAAAATTCCTGTGATTGCCAGCCTCAATGGTTCTTCAGTAGGTGGATGGATTGACTATGCCAGATTAATTCAGCAAGCAGGAGCTTCGGCGCTGGAGTTGAATATTTACTATGTTCCTACAGATATGGAACTAACCAGCGAACAAATAGAGCAAAACTATATTCACATTCTCCAGGCAGTTAAAGCTGAAATTACCATTCCTGTGGCAGTTAAACTCAGCCCCTATTTCACTAACATGGCAAATATGGCAAAGCGTTTGGATAATGCAGGAGCTGATGCACTAGTATTGTTTAACCGCTTCTACCAACCAGATATTAACCTCGAAACTCTGGATGTAGAGCCTAATGTGCTTTTAAGTACTGCACAGGCGATGCGTTTACCTCTGCGTTGGATTGCCATTCTTTATGGTCGCATCAATGCCAGTTTAGCTGCTACTAGCGGCATTCACAATGCACGGGATGTCCTAAAACTGCTGATGGCAGGAGCAAGCATTACTATGCTTTGTTCCGTGCTGCTACGAGAGGGAATCGCTCACATTCGCTGTATCGAGAAGGAAATAAGTGAATGGATGGAAAAACATGAGTACGAATCTATACACTTGCTTCAGGGAAGCATGAGCCAAAAAAATTGTCCCGATCCCAGTGCCTTTGAACGCGCTCAGTATATGCGAGCGTTACAAACTTACAATCCTGAATGGGGAAGGGTTTACGAACCGTCGTATTACCTGGGGTAG
- the hoxE gene encoding bidirectional hydrogenase complex protein HoxE, translated as MKSSRPLPLSHPSGDKRFKILDATMKRHQYQQDALIEILHKAQELFGYLENDLLIYIAQSLKLPPSRVYGVATFYHLFSLAPKGKHTCVVCTGTACYVKGAPEILAHLEKSARIHAGETTPDGQVSLLTARCLGACSLAPAVVFDGAVCGYQTAESVQERIKEWLKE; from the coding sequence ATGAAATCATCTCGCCCTCTGCCACTCTCCCATCCTAGTGGTGATAAGCGCTTTAAAATACTAGACGCAACAATGAAGCGTCATCAATATCAGCAAGATGCTCTGATTGAAATTCTCCATAAGGCACAAGAATTATTTGGCTACTTAGAAAACGATTTATTAATTTACATTGCCCAAAGTCTTAAACTACCACCCAGTCGGGTTTATGGTGTAGCTACCTTTTATCATTTGTTTTCACTTGCACCTAAAGGCAAGCATACCTGTGTGGTGTGTACAGGTACAGCTTGTTATGTCAAAGGCGCACCAGAAATTCTTGCCCATCTAGAAAAATCTGCTCGCATTCATGCTGGAGAAACAACACCAGATGGACAAGTTTCACTATTAACAGCTAGGTGTTTGGGTGCTTGCAGTCTTGCACCTGCTGTGGTTTTTGATGGTGCGGTGTGTGGCTATCAAACTGCGGAATCAGTTCAAGAACGGATTAAAGAATGGTTAAAGGAATAG
- a CDS encoding universal stress protein, with translation MFKKILVALDRSDMGKPVFEQGLALAKMSGASLMLLHVLSVEEEGVPYVQIGSSFDYYSGMTDQALEFQQQQWEKSKNQGIEMLQRLSAQANTAGVNAEFTQNLGSPGRVICDIASSWGADLIVVGRRGHSGMAELFLGSVSNYVLHHAPCSVHVVHLAASVKKAETGKETTSTFTSS, from the coding sequence ATGTTTAAAAAGATTTTAGTTGCATTAGATCGCTCTGACATGGGCAAGCCAGTTTTTGAACAAGGATTAGCTTTAGCAAAGATGAGTGGAGCTAGCTTAATGTTGCTGCACGTTTTATCTGTAGAGGAAGAGGGCGTTCCGTATGTACAAATAGGTTCTAGTTTTGACTACTATTCAGGAATGACGGATCAAGCCTTAGAGTTTCAACAACAGCAGTGGGAAAAGTCGAAAAATCAAGGTATTGAGATGTTGCAACGCCTGAGCGCTCAAGCAAATACAGCAGGCGTAAATGCTGAATTTACACAAAATCTTGGCAGCCCAGGGCGAGTTATCTGTGATATAGCTAGTAGTTGGGGTGCCGATCTAATTGTTGTTGGGCGTCGAGGGCATTCTGGGATGGCAGAACTATTTCTTGGTAGCGTAAGTAACTATGTCCTCCACCATGCTCCTTGTTCAGTTCATGTTGTGCATCTTGCTGCTAGTGTCAAAAAAGCTGAAACGGGAAAAGAAACTACTAGCACTTTTACCTCCAGCTAA
- the nuoF gene encoding NADH-quinone oxidoreductase subunit NuoF produces MDLSELQEIAEQERQSQKPVQIRCCLAAGCLSANSEAVKKRLEEVVKASGLENQVQVCGVGCMRLCCQGALVHVVKQNEPESLGILYQKVTSENAPEIIVALNGKQTKVQQGDLTHPFFTKQLPIVLENSGKVNPDRIESYIAAGGYQALYHVLREMSPTEVVDTITRSGLRGRGGAGYPTGVKWATVAKAKGERKFVICNADEGDPGAFMDRSVLESDPHRVLEGMAIAAYAVGATQGYIYVRAEYPIAISRLQTAIRQAQRLGLLGSQIFESPFDFKIDIRIGAGAYVCGEETALMASIEGKRGTPHPRPPYPAESGLWGYPTLINNVETFANISPIIRKGAEWFASIGTEKSKGTKVFALAGKIRNTGLVEIQMGTPLRLIVEQLGGGVPNNGIAKAVQTGGPSGGCIPASAFDTSVDYESLTALGSMMGSGGMIVMDHSTNMVDVAKFFMEFCMDESCGKCIPCRVGTVQLYRLLTKIRQGKASLTDLELLEELCDMVKNTSLCGLGQSAPNPVFSTLRYFREEYLALIKKANSGFVPTQSP; encoded by the coding sequence ATGGATTTGAGTGAGCTACAAGAGATAGCAGAGCAAGAACGCCAGTCTCAAAAACCAGTGCAGATTCGCTGTTGTCTTGCTGCTGGTTGTCTGTCTGCTAATTCCGAAGCTGTAAAAAAGCGGCTTGAGGAAGTAGTAAAAGCATCTGGTTTAGAGAATCAAGTACAAGTTTGCGGTGTGGGTTGTATGCGCTTGTGTTGTCAGGGAGCTTTAGTTCATGTTGTAAAACAAAATGAACCAGAAAGCTTGGGCATACTCTACCAAAAAGTTACCTCAGAGAATGCACCTGAAATTATCGTTGCTCTCAATGGGAAACAGACAAAAGTTCAGCAAGGAGATCTAACACATCCATTTTTTACGAAACAATTGCCGATAGTCTTAGAAAATAGTGGCAAAGTTAATCCCGATCGCATCGAATCTTATATTGCTGCTGGAGGCTATCAAGCACTTTACCACGTGCTACGGGAGATGAGTCCAACTGAGGTAGTCGATACCATTACTCGCAGTGGTTTGCGGGGAAGGGGTGGTGCTGGTTATCCCACTGGTGTGAAATGGGCGACAGTTGCGAAAGCGAAAGGAGAACGCAAGTTTGTCATCTGCAACGCCGACGAAGGCGATCCGGGAGCATTTATGGATCGCAGTGTTTTAGAAAGCGATCCTCATCGCGTACTAGAAGGAATGGCGATCGCTGCCTATGCTGTGGGTGCAACCCAAGGCTATATTTATGTCAGAGCAGAATACCCCATTGCCATTAGTCGCCTGCAAACTGCGATTCGTCAAGCGCAACGCTTAGGCTTATTGGGCAGTCAAATTTTTGAGTCTCCCTTTGACTTTAAAATTGATATTCGTATTGGCGCAGGAGCTTATGTTTGTGGTGAAGAAACCGCTCTGATGGCATCAATTGAAGGCAAACGCGGTACACCTCACCCCCGCCCCCCCTATCCTGCTGAGTCTGGCTTGTGGGGATATCCCACCCTCATTAACAACGTTGAAACCTTTGCCAATATCTCACCGATTATTCGTAAGGGCGCTGAGTGGTTTGCCAGTATCGGCACAGAAAAAAGCAAAGGTACAAAAGTTTTCGCATTAGCAGGTAAAATACGTAACACTGGTTTAGTAGAAATACAGATGGGAACTCCACTGCGGCTGATTGTAGAACAGCTAGGTGGTGGTGTACCTAATAATGGTATAGCTAAAGCAGTGCAAACTGGCGGACCTTCAGGAGGATGTATTCCTGCCTCAGCTTTTGATACATCTGTAGACTACGAATCCTTAACTGCATTAGGTTCGATGATGGGTTCCGGCGGCATGATTGTCATGGATCACAGTACCAACATGGTAGATGTTGCCAAGTTTTTCATGGAATTTTGTATGGATGAATCTTGCGGCAAGTGCATTCCTTGTCGAGTGGGTACAGTGCAACTCTATCGGTTATTAACCAAAATTCGCCAAGGTAAGGCATCACTTACCGATTTGGAACTTTTAGAAGAACTTTGTGACATGGTAAAGAACACCAGTTTGTGTGGTTTGGGGCAATCTGCACCCAATCCGGTGTTTAGTACCTTGCGTTATTTTCGAGAAGAGTACTTGGCGCTGATTAAAAAAGCAAATTCTGGTTTCGTTCCTACACAATCACCTTAA